A genomic region of Glycine max cultivar Williams 82 chromosome 15, Glycine_max_v4.0, whole genome shotgun sequence contains the following coding sequences:
- the LOC100816870 gene encoding interactor of constitutive active ROPs 4: MPRSRGSELPQRQSPRGPHQHRTSSSDSDPLHHRLIADRSPKLGDRRSPRGTQSEGLNQKKLGTRIADLESQLGQAQVELKVLKDQLASAEAAKKEAQDELVKKAVQSVLPVVEKLQEKSTSKNAPESNKTEIKPQDVIPDDDQLETDVFEVPIEKLTIEFSKPADQSEKETQPFEDTNAAAISKPEKLSVDEHELTLKNDEIALLKTSLEEKGKELESMSNEKENLKNQLNEAVSKVSAAQTKEEGMTLQLNQLREELETSKANADKLDEKLKSVEAEKEGLESEMKKLRVQTEQWRKAADAAAAVLAGGVDMSARIPERCGSMDKHFGGTFETPAGRYNGYVGSPGMADDLDDSFGGGKRKGSGIRMFGDLWKKKSQK, translated from the exons ATGCCAAGATCAAG GGGGTCTGAGTTGCCTCAAAGGCAGTCTCCACGAGGTCCACATCAACATCGGACATCAAGTTCTGATTCTGATCCGTTGCATCATCGGCTGATTGCTGACCGAAGTCCAAAGCTAGGAGACCGGCGTTCCCCAAGAGGTACTCAATCTGAGGGATTAAATCAGAAGAAGCTAGGAACTCGTATTGCAGATTTGGAATCTCAGCTCGGTCAAGCACAAGTAGAGTTGAAAGTTTTAAAGGACCAGCTAGCTTCTGCTGAAGCTGCAAAGAAAGAAGCTCAAGATGAGCTAGTGAAGAAAGCTGTGCAATCAGTATTGCCAGTGGTAGAGAAGCTCCAAGAGAAATCCACTTCCAAGAATGCTCCAGAGTCTAATAAAACTGAAATCAAACCCCAAGATGTTATACCTGATGACGACCAACTAGAGACTGATGTGTTTGAAGTTCCAATTGAGAAGTTGACAATTGAATTCAGCAAACCAGCTGATCAATCAGAAAAGGAAACTCAACCATTTGAAGACACAAATGCAGCAGCAATATCAAAGCCAGAAAAGCTTTCTGTGGATGAACATGAACTGACACTAAAGAATGATGAAATTGCATTGTTGAAAACCAGTTTGGAAGAGAAAGGTAAGGAGTTAGAGTCCATGAGTAATGAAAAGGAGAATCTGAAGAACCAACTGAATGAAGCAGTTTCAAAAGTGTCTGCTGCTCAAACCAAGGAAGAAGGAATGACTTTGCAGTTGAACCAACTGAGAGAAGAGTTGGAAACCAGTAAAGCCAATGCAGACAAGTTGGATGAGAAGTTGAAATCTGTGGAAGCAGAAAAGGAGGGGTTGGAGTCAGAGATGAAGAAGCTAAGGGTGCAAACTGAGCAATGGAGAAAAGCAGCAGATGCTGCAGCTGCAGTGCTTGCTGGGGGTGTGGATATGAGTGCAAGGATTCCTGAAAGGTGTGGCTCCATGGATAAGCACTTTGGTGGCACATTTGAGACACCTGCTGGTAGGTACAATGGCTATGTGGGGTCTCCCGGTATGGCTGATGACTTGGATGACAGTTTTGGAGGTGGAAAGAGGAAGGGTTCTGGGATTAGAATGTTTGGTGATTTATGGAAAAAGAAGAGCCAAAAGTGA